One Hordeum vulgare subsp. vulgare chromosome 4H, MorexV3_pseudomolecules_assembly, whole genome shotgun sequence DNA window includes the following coding sequences:
- the LOC123447988 gene encoding abscisic stress-ripening protein 5-like: protein MAEEKHHHHLFHHKKEGEDFQPAADGGADVYGYSTETVVTGTGNEGEYERITKEEKHHKHKEHLGEMGAVAAGAFALYEKHEAKKDPEHAHKHKIEEELAAAAAVGAGGFVFHEHHEKKQDHKEAKEASGEKKHHHFG, encoded by the exons atggcggaggagaagcaccaccaccacctgttccacCACAAGAAGGAGGGCGAGGACTTCCAGCCCGCCGCTGATGGCGGCGCCGACGTGTACGGGTACTCGACCGAGACGGTGGTGACCGGCACCGGCAACGAGGGCGAGTACGAGCGGATCAccaaggaggagaagcaccacaAGCACAAGGAGCACCTCGGCGAGATGGGCGCCGTCGCCGCCGGAGCCTTCGCCCTC TACGAGAAGCACGAGGCGAAGAAGGACCCGGAACACGcgcacaagcacaagatcgaggaGGAGCTGGCCGCCGCCGCGGCCGTCGGTGCCGGCGGCTTCGTCTTCCACGAGCACCacgagaagaagcaggaccacaagGAGGCCAAGGAGGCCAGCGGCGAGAAGAAGCACCACCACTTCGGCTAG